Sequence from the Nocardia brasiliensis genome:
GCGACGTAGTCGAATCCGTCGGCCATCGCCAGATCGATGGACGCGCGCGAGGCGATGCCGCCGAGCAGCACCAGCGGCAGCGTGAGCTCGGCGCGGAAGCGGCGCGCCTCGTCCAAGAGATAGGCCTCGTGGAAGGGGTAGGTGCGCAGAAAGCGTCGACCCGCCAACCGGATTCCGGCCCGTTGCGGCTGCGGGAACTGGTCGGCGAACTCGCGCAGCGGCACGTCGCCGCGGAACAGATACATCGGATTGCGCAGCGAACTGCCGACGGTGAGCTCGAGCGCGTCGAGGTTGCCGTCCTGCGCGAGCCACCGCGCGACGGTCAGACTCTCCTCGCCGCGGAAGCCGCCGGGCACCCCGTCGTCCATGTTGAACTTCGCCAGCACCGCGATCTCGGCGCCGACCTCCTGCCGCACCGCCGCCGCGGTCTGCCTGGCCAGCCGCGCCCGATTGAGCAGGGTGCCGCCGTACTCGTCGCCGCGTTTGTTCAGCGCGGGACTGAGGAACGAGCTGATCAGATAGTTGTGCCCGAAATGCAGTTCCACGGCGTCGAAGCCGGATTCCACCGCCAGGCGCGCGGCACGGGCGTGCGCGGCGATGATCCTGCTGATGTCGGCCGCGCTCGCGGCGTGCGTGAGCCGCAGGCTGATCGGGCTGAACTGCCTGTTCGGCGCGAGCGCGGGCGCGCGGTTGGAGGCGGCGTTGGCGACCGGGCCCGCATGGCCGAGCTGCGCGGAGACCGCACCGCCCGCCTCGTGCACCGCGTCGGTGAGCCTGCGCAGGCCGGGCACCGCCTCGGGACGCATCCAGATCTGGTGCCGGTCGGTGCGGCCCTCCGGCGCGACCGCGCAGTACGCGACGGTGGTCAGGCCCGCGCCGCCCGCGGCGACCGCGCGGTGGAACTCGATGAGCTCGTCGGTGACCAGGGCGTCGGGCGTGCGTCCCTCGAACGTCGCGGCCTTGATGATCCGGTTACGGAGGCGAACGGGCCCGAGCTCGGCCGGTTGGAACGCGTCGTGCGGCATGGCCTCACACTAGAACGTGTTCCAGTCACGTGTCCGGGAAATGGGTTTTCGGAAGTGCCTTGACTGATAATGAGAACCTGTTCTAATTCATGACATGCGCAGATATGACGGCCGCCGCGTGGTGGTGACGGGAGCTGGATCCGGCATCGGGCAGGGCATCGCCCTGCGTCTGCTGGACGAGGGGGCGCAGCTGGTCGCCGCCGATGTGGACGAATCGGGCCTCGCGGCCACGGCGGAGAAGGCGGGCGAGGCGGCCGAGCGGTTGCACACCGTCGCGGTGAACGTCGCCGACCCGGAGTCGGTCCGCGTCGCGACCGCCGCGGCGCTCGATTTCCTCGGCGGACTCGACGTGCTGGTGAACGGGGCGGGCATCCTGCGCCCGGCGCGCACCCACGAGATGCCGCTCGAGGTCTGGAACCAGGTGCTCTCGGTGAACCTGACCGGCACCTTCCTGATGACCCAGGCCGCGCTGCCCGCGCTGCTCGAGACCGGGCACGGGGTGGTGGTGAACCTCTCCTCGACCGCGGCCTTCAGCGCCGCGCCCTATCTCGCGGCATACGCGGCGTCGAAGGGTGGCGTCAACGCCTTCACCCACGCCATCGCGCTGGAGTACGCCAAGCAGGGGCTGCGCGCGGTGAACATCGTGCCCGCGGGCATCACCAGCAACATCACCACGAAGTCCATCCTCGACCAGCCCGAGGGGTTCGATCACAAGCTGTTCGCCCGGATGACCGGCTGGCTCAACGGCGGCGCGCTCGGCAGCCCCGAGGACATCGCGGGCGTGGTGGCGATGGTGGCCTCCGACGACGGCCGCTATATGACCGGCACCGAGATCCGGATCGACGGCGGGGCTTTGATGTAAGGACCGGTCAGGGCGTGGCGATCAGCAGATGACGTGGCAGCGGTGGTGTCGTGGACCGCTGATGGTCGACGGTGCAGCCCGCCTGCTCCAGCGCGGCGATCACCTCGGCCACCGGGCGCAGCCGGAAGCCGTAGGGGGTGAACGGCAGCTTCGCCATGGCGTCCGGGTCGCCGATGTCGACGACGATCCGCCCGCCGGGTCGCACAACCCGGACGAGCTCGGCGCAGGCCGCGGCCAGATCCGCAACGAAGTAGATGGTGTTGACCGTGATCGCGCTGTCGAGGCTGTGGTCGGCGAGCGGCAGCGCGGTGAGCGAGCCCTCGGCCAGACACAGCCTGCCGCTGGTGATCTCGCGGGCGAAGGCGGACCTGGCGCGCGCCAGCATGTCCGGCGAGATCTCCACCCCGTGCACGGTGCCACTGTTGCCGATGCGCGCCAGCAGCAGCGAAAGCCCAGCGCCGCCGCCGAATCCGAGGTCGGCGGCGCACTGACCGGGGCGCACGGCGGCGGCCGCCACCGCGGCCGCGATCGCGCGCTTGTTGGCGCGGTTGAGGAGCACCGCGAACCCGCGCCCGAGCGGTCCGTGCGGATTGCCGAGCTGACCGGCCACCGCAGACAGGACGCGAGCCCGCACACCGTTCATGGCGCCATGGTATCCACGCGGCACCGCGATGTGGATCAGCAATGCTTCCGAATATGGTGCCGGGAGCGCCCGTTTCGCTTCGAACGACGCCTCAGCACGAACCGAAAGACCCCGATGCGCGCCTTGCTGTTGTTTCTGGCCACCTGTCTCGTCGTGCTGTGGCCCGGCTCGGCCGCGGCGGCGGAGCCGTGGGGGCCGCTCGCCCCCGCCAACCCGTATCTCGGCCCGCTCGGCACCGCGACCATGCACGGCGACGCGGGCTCCTCCGATGTCACGCCGCTGGCCGGGCCGGGCTCGGCGGCGGTGCCGGTGGCCGGATATCCGCTGCTCGCTGCCTGTCCGACGCTGCTGGAAGGTGCGGACAACCTGGTTGTCGCGCTGTGCACGGCGATCGCCGGACAGGTGCCGACGGTGCATCTGATCGATCCGGCGACTCCGGGACCGATCGGGCACTCGCTCGCCGCGCTTCCGCTGACCAAGGGCAGTCTGCTCGGCGGCGTCTACGCCTACCTGGACAACGCGGATCGACTTGTCGTCGTGGACGGCGGCAACCGGCTGCTGCGCATCGCGCACTCCCGCGACGCGGCCGGGGCCTGGCGGTTCACCAGCGCGCTCGTTGCCGATCTGAGTGCGGCGATAGCGGTGGGGGACAACGTGACCGGGTTGGTGCCCGACTGGTCCGGCAACATCTGGTTCGCGACCGGCGACGGCGTGGTCGGGCTGGTCACGCCCGCGGGCGCGGTCGCGACGTCGTCGTTGCCCGCGGGCGAGCGGGTGGCCAACAGCATTTCCGCGGCACCGAGCGGCCGGATCGCGGTCGCGACCACCCACGCGCTCTACGAGTTGGTCGAGAGCGCGGGCCGTCCCGAGATCCGGTGGCGCGCGGCCTATGACCGTGGCTCGGCGCGCAAGCCGGGTCAGTTGAGCTGGGGGACCGGGTCGACGCCCACCTATTTCGGGCCGACCACCGGGGCCGACTATCTGAGCATCGTCGACAACGCCGAGGACCAGGTGCACGCGCTGGTATTCCGTTCCGGCACCGGCGAGTTGGTGTGTGACCAGCCGGTGCTGGCGAAGGGCGGTGCGGGCAGCGAGAATTCGCCGATCGGCGTCGGCCGCTCGCTGTTCGTCGCGAGCACCTATGGCTATCCCTATCCCGCGGTGCCTGCGGACGCCGGGCCCGCGGTGCCGCCCACCGCGCCCTTCGCCGGCGGCATGACCCGGGTCGATGTGGCCGAAAGCGGTTGCCGCACGGTGTGGGACAACGAGGTGCGCAGTGCGGCCGTACCGCGTCTGTCCGTTCCCGACGGCGCGGTGTACACCGTGACCCGGCTGGGGCCGGACCGGACGACGCCGCTGGACGGCTACGCGTTCACGGTGCTCGACCCGGAAACCGGCGCGGTGACCGCACGACATCCCTTGCCAGGCACGCTGATCGGCGATCCGTTGCAGACCGCGCCGCTGATCACGCACAGCGGACAGGTGTTGCAGGGCACGATCACCGGGATCCTGCGCATCGGCTGAGTCCCGCTGCCCGCACGGATATCTCGGACGCGGTGTTTCGGATAGCGGTGTCGCACAGACCGGTTCGGTGGTTGTCCACATGCGCTGTGTGCGGCGCCGTCCTGTGGACAAAGCTGTGCGCTGCTCGAGGACGAGCGGGTGTGCATCGCCGGGGAAATACCAGTGCCCGCGGGTATCGGTGGGGACGGATGGGGTCCACCGCAGCTCGCTCGCACCTGTGGATGAGTCTGTGGGTTGTTTCGGGACGGACGGGCATCGTTCACCCCCGCTTTGCCGCCGCGACCTCGAGGATCATGCCGTCACGTTCCCTGAAATGCCTGGTGCCGGGCTGTGGATGAACGTGAACCCGGGTGCGGAAGCAAACTCGGAAACCGATGCCGCGGCGTCCACATTGTGGATGGCGGAGTTGGGCCGGCGTGTGGACATCGATGACGCCGCGCGTCATGCACAGCGGTGGCGACAACGCGTGCCGAACCTGTGCACAGTGGTGGAGCGAACCGCATACCCAGGCTGTGCACGGCGGGCCGGTTCGGCGCACAGCGACCGCCGACCGCCGACCAGGACAGCCCGCCGCGATGGCTCGGCACGGGGTTGTCCCCAGCCCACTTCCGGCGTGTCGTCTCTGCGTGTCTGGGCGGCGGAACGCTTGCCCCCGTGTCGATTTCGCGTGGTTCGCCGGGCCTGCGCCGCAGGTGAGGCGAAGATCACAGCGGCTGGGAAAGTTGCGGCCGAGGTGCTGAGCGGACGCGCTCGAGGCCGCGTGGCAACGACTCTGCGATGTCTGGTTATTCCCGATCTTGTCATGACGCATGTATGTCCATGGTCGGTTCAACTGGGTGCACGTCGTGTTAATTACGCCGCAAACAAACCTTAAGTCGCTTTCTGTTCATCTGTTGTCCAGCTAACGCCAACTTCGATGATGAACGGCCAGCTCAGGCGGCTCGCGATGGAACATCGGCCGATCTATGTCGAGCGGACAGCTAATCGTCCGGGGGAATGTTCGGGTCGCCGCGAAACGGTTGACGCGAGACCTGCGGATTCCTGGGATCGGGTGGAAATCGAACCGGCGAATCGGTCGCGGCGAGCGGCGCTACAAGTTAGCTGGAACTGTGAAAAACCATGCCCTCACACGGGTTAGCTGGCTCGCTGCTTTATACGCTTGACATAAGCGAAGAGGGTTGCATCGCCATAACGATTGTGTAGAGTCAACGGCAACGCTGGCCGCAGCTGAGCACGACTCGCTGCGGCCAGCGGAACTCAAATGGGGGACATCGCAACCGATCCGTGACACGGCGTAGCTGTCGAGTGTCCGAACCCGCTTCGCTCAGTGTGTGCTCGCGGTTGTCTGCCCGGCACCGATCACCTCGGGACTCGGCGTCCGCGCCTCCTGTTCAGCCCTGGCCAGGACCACCCGCCGGCCCACCCCGAACACATAGACCAGGAAGAACGCCTCGGCGGTGAACCCGATGGCGATGCGCACCGGGGCGGGCAGCGGGCTCGGCGTCACGAAGCCCTCGATGCAGCCGCACACCAGCAGCACCCCGACCAGCCCGAGCGCGACCGTCGCGGTGGCCCGGCCCTGGCGCGCCACCGCTTCTATTCGGCTGAGCCGGCCCGGGTCGATCAGCGTCCAGCCCAGTTTCAGCCCCGCGCCGCCCGCGACGAAGATCGCGGTCAGCTCGAGCGTGCCGTGCGGCAGGATGAACCCGAAGAACGAGTCGAGCCGCCCGGCATCGGCCATCAGCCCGGCCGAGACGCCGAGGTTGAGCGCGTTCATGAACAGCAGGTACACCGCAGGCAGGATCAGCACGCCGGTGAACAGGGCGATCGCCGTCACCCATGCGTTGTTCGTCCACACCTGGGCGGCGAAGGCGCCCTGCGGGTGCTCGGAGTAATAGGTCTCGAACGCACCGCCGCGTGCCGTCAGGCCGCTGGTATCGGCGGGGATGCCGAGAACCGTACGCGCCGAATCGAATCGGTCCACCCAGATGGCCAGGCCCGCCGACACGAGCAGGAACACCGCCGCCACCCCGGCCCACCACGGCCAGGTCCGATACAGCGCCGCCGGAAAGCGGTGGGTGAAGAAGCGGCCGATCTCGGACCAGGTGTCGGCTCTGCTGCCGAGCACCCGCCCGCGGGCCCTGGTGAGGATCGCGCTCAACCCGGCGATCAGCTCCGGGTCGGGACTGTGCGACTGCAACCGGGCCAGCTGCTGGGACGTGCGCCGATACAGCATGACGAGCTCGTCGGCCTCGGCGCCGGAGAGCTTGCTCCGCGACGCCAGGTGATCGAGCCGCTCCCACGCTCTGCGGTGCGCGAAACTGTATGCGTCTACGTCCATCGGTTGCCTCCCACTACCGCCGGTCGCAAGAATGCTATCGACATGGCTGAATTCACCACCGGCGAAGCGGTCGCGCTCGAGCTGCCGATCGCTCGGATCCCGACCAGGGCCGCCGCGTTCCTCATCGACGCGGTGGCACAGTTCACGCTGGGCTCGGTGCTGTTCGTACTGACCGTCGTGCTGCTGCTGCCCAGCGGCGCGGACACGGCCTGGCTGAGTGTCGCGGTGCTCGTCACGGTCGTGGGCGTGCTGGTGGGTTACCCGGTGCTGTGCGAAACCCTCTCGCGCGGCAGGACGCTCGGCAAGCTGCTGCTCGGCCTGCGGGTGGTGCGGGCCGATGGCGGCCCGATCGACTTCCGGCACGCGCTCACCCGCGGCCTGGCCGGCGCCATCGTGGACTTCTGGATGCTCGGAGCGCTCGGCGCCGTCGCGGTGCTCACCTCGATGTGCTCCCCGAACGCCCGCCGGGTCGGCGACGTGCTCGCGGGCACCGTGGTGGTGCATGCGCAGCGCACGCTGCCGCTGCCGTTGCTCGCGGCGGCGCCGCCGTGGCTGATGGGCTGGACGGCGCAGCTGGAGCTGGCCGGACTGCCCGACGACCTGGCACTCGCGGTCCGGCAGTACCTGAGCCGGTCGAAGACCCTGACCCCCGAGGCGCAGCACCAGCTGGGCAGCGCGCTCGTCGTCGCGGTCTGCGCGCGGTTGCAGGTGCCCCCGCCGAACGGCTACCCGCCGCTGCAGGTGCTCGGCGCGATCATCGCCGAGCGGCAACGCCGCGTGCTGCCGCCGCCGCTGTTCCCGGTGTTCCCGCCCGGACCGGTCGGGCAGCCCGCGTTTCCCGCCGTCGCGGCGCAGTGAGGTTTCCCGCCGTCGCGAGGCAGTGAACTCGGATCGGCCGCAACGGCTTCGGCCGCGTCGCTAGGTCGCCGAGGCGGCGTAGTCGTCGATCTCCTGGAGGAAGCGGTCCAACCGCGCCGGGGTGATCCAGGCGGCGCGGAAGGAGTTCTTCGCCAGCGTGACGAGTCGCGCGCGGTCCAGGCCGGCG
This genomic interval carries:
- a CDS encoding SDR family NAD(P)-dependent oxidoreductase; protein product: MRRYDGRRVVVTGAGSGIGQGIALRLLDEGAQLVAADVDESGLAATAEKAGEAAERLHTVAVNVADPESVRVATAAALDFLGGLDVLVNGAGILRPARTHEMPLEVWNQVLSVNLTGTFLMTQAALPALLETGHGVVVNLSSTAAFSAAPYLAAYAASKGGVNAFTHAIALEYAKQGLRAVNIVPAGITSNITTKSILDQPEGFDHKLFARMTGWLNGGALGSPEDIAGVVAMVASDDGRYMTGTEIRIDGGALM
- a CDS encoding RDD family protein encodes the protein MAEFTTGEAVALELPIARIPTRAAAFLIDAVAQFTLGSVLFVLTVVLLLPSGADTAWLSVAVLVTVVGVLVGYPVLCETLSRGRTLGKLLLGLRVVRADGGPIDFRHALTRGLAGAIVDFWMLGALGAVAVLTSMCSPNARRVGDVLAGTVVVHAQRTLPLPLLAAAPPWLMGWTAQLELAGLPDDLALAVRQYLSRSKTLTPEAQHQLGSALVVAVCARLQVPPPNGYPPLQVLGAIIAERQRRVLPPPLFPVFPPGPVGQPAFPAVAAQ
- a CDS encoding NADH:flavin oxidoreductase — translated: MPHDAFQPAELGPVRLRNRIIKAATFEGRTPDALVTDELIEFHRAVAAGGAGLTTVAYCAVAPEGRTDRHQIWMRPEAVPGLRRLTDAVHEAGGAVSAQLGHAGPVANAASNRAPALAPNRQFSPISLRLTHAASAADISRIIAAHARAARLAVESGFDAVELHFGHNYLISSFLSPALNKRGDEYGGTLLNRARLARQTAAAVRQEVGAEIAVLAKFNMDDGVPGGFRGEESLTVARWLAQDGNLDALELTVGSSLRNPMYLFRGDVPLREFADQFPQPQRAGIRLAGRRFLRTYPFHEAYLLDEARRFRAELTLPLVLLGGIASRASIDLAMADGFDYVAMARALLYDPDLVNRMSAETDAVSPCTHCNRCMPTIYRGTRCVLTTPA
- a CDS encoding stage II sporulation protein M, whose translation is MDVDAYSFAHRRAWERLDHLASRSKLSGAEADELVMLYRRTSQQLARLQSHSPDPELIAGLSAILTRARGRVLGSRADTWSEIGRFFTHRFPAALYRTWPWWAGVAAVFLLVSAGLAIWVDRFDSARTVLGIPADTSGLTARGGAFETYYSEHPQGAFAAQVWTNNAWVTAIALFTGVLILPAVYLLFMNALNLGVSAGLMADAGRLDSFFGFILPHGTLELTAIFVAGGAGLKLGWTLIDPGRLSRIEAVARQGRATATVALGLVGVLLVCGCIEGFVTPSPLPAPVRIAIGFTAEAFFLVYVFGVGRRVVLARAEQEARTPSPEVIGAGQTTASTH
- a CDS encoding class I SAM-dependent methyltransferase gives rise to the protein MNGVRARVLSAVAGQLGNPHGPLGRGFAVLLNRANKRAIAAAVAAAAVRPGQCAADLGFGGGAGLSLLLARIGNSGTVHGVEISPDMLARARSAFAREITSGRLCLAEGSLTALPLADHSLDSAITVNTIYFVADLAAACAELVRVVRPGGRIVVDIGDPDAMAKLPFTPYGFRLRPVAEVIAALEQAGCTVDHQRSTTPPLPRHLLIATP